A genomic window from Vigna radiata var. radiata cultivar VC1973A chromosome 2, Vradiata_ver6, whole genome shotgun sequence includes:
- the LOC106778121 gene encoding nucleotide pyrophosphatase/phosphodiesterase-like encodes MESCKVLKYVSVLLIFLLSLHFSTSETLSPSLLHRVITDTKVLHSNFTAISEFRTINRKILADCSASNPFIRVNVTSNSSLSDDGFVTVTVTGVSKPSDNDWVAMISPSNSDVSSCVLTEFFYLQTGDTAKLPLLCHYPIKAQYMSKDPNYLSCKNKECKKYQNGTCVTSTCSGSIQFHVVNIRSDIEFVFFSGGFLKPCLVGRSKPLSFSNPKTPLYGHLSSIDSSGTSMRLTWVSGEMKPQQIQYANGKTVTSTVTTFSKADMCSSVVPSPAKDFGWHDPGYIHSAVMTGLAPSSKFPYRYGSNAVGWSKQIMLKTPPVGGSNELRFIAFGDMGKTPLDASEEHYIQPGALSVIKAIAKDVDSKNIDSIFHIGDISYATGFLAEWEFFFHLINPVASRISYMTAIGNHERDYINSGSKYITPDSGGECGVPYETYFPMPTSAKDKPWYSIEQGSVHFTVISTEHDWSKNSEQYEWMRKDMASVNRQKTPWLIFTGHRPMYTSSHSFLYSGSKFIDTVEPLMFQNKVDLALFGHIHNYERTCSVFQNECKALPTKDKNGVDKYDGRNYSAPVQVVIGMAGFTLDKFSTNDKSWSLKRISEFGYLRVYATRNDLNVEFVVSNTSQVKDSFRITK; translated from the exons atgGAATCTTGTAAAGTTCTCAAATATGTATCAGTTTTGCTGATTTTTCTCCTTAGCCTTCATTTTTCAACCTCTGAAACTCTCAGTCCCTCACTTTTGCACCGTGTGATTACTGACACCAAAGTCCTACACAGCAATTTCACTGCTATATCAGAATTCAGAACGATAAACAGAAAAATTCTGGCTGACTGTTCTGCTTCAAATCCCTTTATCCGTGTGAATGTGACCTCAAATTCAAGCCTATCAGATGATGGATTCGTGACAGTCACAGTCACCGGAGTTTCCAAGCCTTCAGACAATGATTGGGTTGCCATGATCTCACCTTCCAATTCTGA TGTTTCATCTTGTGTTCTAACAGAGTTTTTCTATCTGCAAACTGGTGATACAGCCAAACTTCCTTTGCTTTGCCACTATCCTATCAAG GCACAGTACATGAGCAAAGATCCAAATTACCTCAGTTGCAAAAACAAAGAATGCAAGAAATATCAAAATGGAACATGCGTTACCTCAACGTGCAGTGGTTCAATACAGTTTCATGTCGTGAATATCAGAAGTGATATTGAGTTTGTGTTCTTCTCTGGTGGATTCCTGAAACCCTGCCTTGTGGGAAGGTCCAAGCCTCTGAGTTTTTCTAATCCCAAGACTCCTCTCTATGGACATCTCTCAAGCATAGATTCATCTGGAACATCG ATGAGACTAACATGGGTTAGTGGAGAAATGAAGCCTCAACAAATCCAATATGCAAATGGAAAAACAGTTACTTCAACAGTTACTACATTTTCAAAAGCTGATATGTGCA GTTCAGTGGTTCCTAGTCCTGCTAAGGATTTCGGATGGCATGATCCAGGGTACATTCATTCAGCAGTAATGACTGGCCTTGCCCCTTCAAGCAAATTCCCATACAGATATGGAAG TAACGCTGTTGGTTGGAGTAAGCAAATCATGTTGAAAACTCCACCAGTTGGAGGATCAAATGAGCTCAGATTCATTGCATTTGGTGATATGGGAAAGACTCCTCTTGATGCCTCAGAAGAACACTACATTCAG CCAGGAGCACTTTCTGTGATTAAAGCCATAGCCAAGGATGTAGATTCCAAGAATATAGATTCAATCTTTCACATTGGAGATATAAGCTATGCAACAGGTTTTCTTGCAGAATGGGAATTCTTCTTTCACCTTATCAACCCAGTAGCTTCCAGAATTTCTTATATGACAGCAATAGGGAACCATGAGAG GGATTATATAAATTCAGGTTCAAAGTATATCACTCCTGACTCTGGTGGGGAATGTGGTGTACCTTATGAAACATACTTTCCAATGCCAACTTCAGCAAAGGATAAGCCTTGGTACTCTATTGAGCAGGGAAGTGTTCATTTCACAGTAATATCAACTGAGCATGACTGGTCAAAGAATTCTGAGCAG TATGAGTGGATGCGAAAGGACATGGCATCAGTTAATCGACAGAAAACTCCTTGGCTAATCTTCACAGG ACATAGACCGATGTACACCTCTAGCCACTCATTTTTGTATTCTGGTAGCAAGTTTATTGACACCGTGGAGCCATTGATGTTTCAAAATAAG GTTGACTTGGCTCTCTTCGGCCACATACATAATTACGAGAGAACTTGTTCTGTATTTCAAAATGAATGTAAAGCTTTGCctacaaaagataaaaatggagtAGACAAATATGATGGCAGAAATTACAGTGCCCCTGTGCAAGTTGTTATTGGCATGGCTGGCTTTACTTTAGACAAATTTTCAACTAAT GATAAGAGTTGGAGCCTGAAAAGGATTTCAGAATTTGGTTATTTAAGAGTATATGCTACAAGGAATGATTTAAACGTGGAG TTTGTCGTCTCAAATACATCACAAGTTAAGGATAGTTTCCGAATTACAAAGTGA